A DNA window from Ornithodoros turicata isolate Travis chromosome 10, ASM3712646v1, whole genome shotgun sequence contains the following coding sequences:
- the LOC135371178 gene encoding scoloptoxin SSD14-like, whose translation MSKDDELPLRYHIAHEQSVEQDNERNSDSLQSTNPMSVEQNNGRNSDSLQSTNPMSVEQNNGRNYDSLQSTNPIPTSESAESPQVVHRFNANLPILTTLAIACVLELGLLLSLALVRRYGAGNGAAVQPGFSHMTAPFRNYTTVSDAPPLCSHIPGKIYARKGTVADCAVAYAFCMAVVVPHRMGLGGGFFATLYIRSKKSVVVLEAREAAPRSLNGSDFDYSHSTKKGARATGVPGFLRGLEALHARFGRLPWSSLLEDAVKLARFGFPVYRELATVLAKYGEIILQRQTLKHIFRNPATKQLYTENETLRQPALAMTLLAIAKEGYEGFAHGDFGAKYVKDVTDNGGLLEREDMERYNAVWKAPTTSVYQDGSVVMSPTPPGAGPLLAFILGTMDMFRISKDALLEDNSLSYHRLLETFKFAHPFRDDLGDSSYENVADTVRDLSSMGQALKTNKRIADSSTFPDAIFYVFDMQQLHETWAVASEASTTSKNNDVHSYNEFRWRPVLHKPHGQNHRRKKPKNVDIKRGAANAVFTSPGGDVLAFSGSLGMLFGAKEASHSTGILLNSALAAFTPRLRERFYGHAGVSLNHAKPGKRPMAALAPTIVLGRDAKPIAAVAAAEITDTPQYAATILCRLLFMNKTIMDAISEPKIRFRANVKGALYDAKLRHEIFQDLQNKGHKMLVLEDTITNAVGIFWDEDDDIYPGINEGIGGYFDGD comes from the exons ATGTCGAAGGACGACGAACTGCCTCTTCGATATCACATTGCACACGAGCAGTCTGTGGAACAGGACAATGAAAGGAACTCCGATAGCCTGCAGTCTACGAACCCGATGTCTGTGGAACAGAACAATGGGAGGAACTCCGATAGCCTGCAGTCTACGAACCCGATGTCTGTGGAACAGAACAATGGGAGGAACTACGATAGCCTGCAATCTACGAACCCGATACCAACCAGCGAATCGGCTGAATCACCACAAGTCGTACA CCGCTTTAATGCCAATCTTCCTATTCTGACAACTCTAGCCATAGCCTGCGTTCTGGAGTTAGGTCTCCTACTGTCGTTAGCCTTGGTACGACGGTACGGTGCTGGTAACGGGGCAGCAGTGCAGCCGGGCTTCTCCCACATGACCGCCCCATTCCGAAACTACACCACTGTTTCGGACGCTCCTCCTCTTTGCAGTCACATCCCAGG CAAAATTTACGCTCGCAAAGGCACGGTGGCCGACTGTGCCGTTGCCTACGCCTTCTGCATGGCTGTCGTAGTTCCTCATAGGATGGGCCTCGGAGGAGGATTCTTTGCAACACTCTACATAAG GAGCAAAAAGAGCGTCGTCGTTCTGGAAGCGCGTGAGGCGGCACCGAGGTCATTAAATGGATCGGATTTCGATTACTCTCATTCTACAAAGAAAG GCGCAAGAGCTACCGGTGTGCCAGGATTTCTGCGGGGTCTCGAGGCACTCCACGCCAGATTCGGGAGGCTGCCATGGTCTTCACTTCTAGAGGACGCTGTGAAACTTGCACGGTTTGGCTTCCCTGTGTATCGAGAGTTAGCCACCGTACTCGCAAAGTATGGCGAAATCATTCTGCAGCGTCAGACATTAAA ACATATATTCCGCAACCCGGCCACTAAACAGTTATATACAGAGAACGAAACACTGAGGCAGCCTGCCTTGGCAATGACGCTCCTAGCTATTGCTAAAGAGGGATATGAAGGTTTTGCCCACGGGGATTTTGGAGCCAAATACGTGAAAGACGTCACGGATAACG GGGGTCTTCTAGAACGGGAAGACATGGAACGCTACAACGCTGTCTGGAAGGCGCCTACGACGTCAGTCTACCAGGACGGTTCGGTAGTGATGAGTCCAACTCCCCCTGGAGCCGGACCTCTTCTCGCGTTCATACTCGGCACGATGGATATGTTCCGGATTTCCAAAGACGCATTACTGGAGGACAACTCTCTCTCCTATCACAGACTCCTAGAGACGTTCAAGTTCGCCCATCCGTTTCGAGACGACCTCGGTGACAGTAGCTACGAGAACGTCGCAGAC ACTGTGCGTGACCTTTCTTCCATGGGTCAAGCGCTGAAAACGAACAAGCGCATAGCTGACTCCTCCACCTTTCCGGATGCCATCTTTTATGTGTTCGACATGCAGCAGTTACACGAAACCTGGGCCGTGGCTTCAGAGGCATCGACGACTTCGAAGAATAACGACGTACACAGTTACAATGAGTTTCGATGGCGCCCAGTCTTACACAAGCCTCACGGGCAAAATCATCGACGGAAGAAGCCCAAGAACGTGGACATCAAACGAGGTGCCGCTAATGCGGTGTTCACCTCTCCTGGAGGCGACGTCTTAGCCTTTTCCGGAAGCCTCGGCATGCT TTTTGGTGCCAAGGAGGCTTCACACTCGACAGGAATATTGCTCAACAGCGCCTTGGCAGCATTTACTCCGAGGCTCAGGGAACGTTTCTATGGGCACGCGGGTGTGTCCTTGAATCACGCCAAGCCTGGGAAGCGCCCCATGGCAGCCTTAGCACCGACCATTGTACTGGGCAGAGATGCAAAGCCCATTGCTGCAGTTGCAGCAGCCGAAATCACCGATACACCTCAGTACGCGGCTACG ATTCTTTGTCGACTGTTATTCATGAACAAGACGATTATGGACGCCATTAGCGAGCCGAAAATACGTTTCCGTGCCAACGTCAAGGGCGCTCTGTACGATGCAAAACTTCGGCAT GAGATTTTTCAGGACCTTCAGAACAAAGGCCACAAAATGCTCGTACTAGAAGATACTATTACAAATGCCGTTGGCATCTTTTGGGACGAAGACGACGACATATATCCGGGGATAAATGAAGGCATAGGAGGCTACTTTGATGGTGATTAA